One Zymoseptoria tritici IPO323 chromosome 3, whole genome shotgun sequence genomic region harbors:
- a CDS encoding uncharacterized protein (pleckstrin like protein and citron like protein maybe with hypothetical rho1 gdp-gtp exchange activity): protein MQSPPPPPHASYDQQASAGAPQGVPVSSAPYPTETYPSYTGPTHAQQYQGDAATAMSGRLANDWRPSPPANSSYDTRQSPSPRFLASTQPSPPLASPGPTPPVHAPNRTNTLNRHPQERPLPPQPSQSSEYFEDRNDRPNSRYSPPPGVTQDDLYGEVFSMAMNTGGGSHRARSPSISITQAPHASSTHMSSHGSYRERRPSRNGTVNGHLSPVPHQVSHESYSSDSDAEAAQGLAMLRMAEEDDARRQSGAGQTRFSGMGSQRNSRQHEEPPESDSDDYANVDMSSFGGGCDVQMTYGGDPNQLAAGGEMNSDSYSGPISSQHSSMRRSHASQSSRDDVDYRSDYARFAQPYNPAARVEVGGTGGLSEPAAFNRRQSYDEGDEYSLMEPQLPERFPDEPPDIMFQHAASSYPSRPLPAVPYPEDPPFPMQTDFKALPSVPGQSPYPLAPDAYVVNSQGQLVPRSSSLVSHSNTPQIAQPLRSKTDAEERRLRLQQTRASAYPTGDTPVVPPGSMVLDLPAIGKRFTPSKLGAADFKKCEEPWSLKALLHWLLQVTSPEQNTELKEADILEALVSLFTNKVPTMNIADAEGLSHRVVQNMYSASTLISTEEWVKIVPGPFSGVIFQLTRSGCYSPTVHDHLIPNMRCYSHLCQRTLKKVNLRAQPSRSTESWVEYYRISKEDVEKRDKKEIEKQHILHEVVSTEERYMSDLDVVLTLYRDQLDRVQPSVITPKRKDKFILDVFGRLGTIKQANEEHLLPQLKYRQQEQGPWVVGYSDIFRQWIRKAKTAYVDYANFFPKADHLVRSEMDRNIEFRKFVESVRSDKRSGRLSLDSFLKTPITRLQRYTLLMSTILKTMKDDSQEKTNLVIALEEVKAVAMECDARDDVELNLDHFGRELIYRGDVQRMGSNRFTWLDCHALLFDHYLILAKTVAARAGDGGKLDRYDVSRLPIPMDLLILESANDPAIQKSSYVKGITTVREATGGRTSTSSDPTLTRVATGTSSPAPSGLQHSNTGSSSNTLQPVTSLGDAKEDRIMYPFKVKHLGRETYTLFAPTENARRDWCNKIIIAKTKHAAALHAQNAEPFRLRVMADSAFVYDAFAGSGKGVTIKGTPVDRAIKEVEHRFKDTGRPGPICRARVNCAASFSTPYPGKQMVAVGTDYGVYVSELDNPRGWTKAIGMVRVTQVAVLEEFNLFLLISDKTLVAYHLDAICPNERTGTVSDSARKAPQKLSGSKDVGFFVTGKQKDRTLVFYKKRDNLNSVFKVLEPVYQKSSEKKRGMFKRGTTEFFREFDEFYIPTECTAMNLFHSSLAVSTARGFEVLTLDKKQPFSVPELKAEHVQNIAQHIKDQRALSMLRLSDQEFLLCYQNFAVYVNKHGDVSRSVIMQFVGSAQNAALYGPYLVLFDNDFVEIRNAQNGRLKQIIAGREVKCLDDGTNWSANAEPASTHGANGDHKVPTTASLTSSRTLKLVMQHPEMDKTQIVVELVLNENMKD from the exons ATGCAAagtccgccgccgcctccccATGCATCCTACGACCAACAAGCGTCTGCCGGGGCTCCGCAAGGAGTTCCTGTATCTTCTGCACCCTATCCAACAGAAACATATCCTTCGTATACTGGACCCACGCATGCCCAACAATACCAGGGTGATGCGGCGACTGCAATGTCTGGCAGGCTTGCAAACGATTGGAGGCCTTCACCGCCCGCCAATTCAAGTTACGATACTCGACAGTCTCCGTCACCTCGTTTTCTCGCCTCTACCCAGCCATCGCCACCGCTTGCATCGCCGGGTCCTACACCACCAGTTCACGCGCCCAACAGGACTAACACACTGAACAGACATCCACAGGAGCGGCCTCTCCCGCCGCAACCCAGTCAGAGCTCCGAATACTTCGAAGATCGAAATGACAGGCCCAACTCTCGTTACAGTCCCCCTCCTGGCGTTACTCAGGATGATCTCTATGGAGAAGTATTCAGCATGGCGATGAATACTGGAGGTGGTTCTCATCGTGCCCGCAGCCCGTCAATATCAATCACGCAAGCGCCACACGCATCATCAACCCACATGTCGTCACATGGCTCGTATCGGGAACGGCGTCCGTCACGGAACGGCACAGTGAATGGCCATCTCTCACCGGTGCCGCATCAAGTCAGTCATGAATCGTAcagcagcgacagcgatgCGGAAGCTGCACAGGGCTTGGCCATGCTTCGAAtggcagaggaggacgatgccCGTCGACAGAGTGGTGCTGGGCAGACAAGATTTTCCGGCATGGGCTCCCAGCGAAACAGTCGCCAACACGAGGAGCCTCCCGAAAGTGACAGTGATGATTATGCCAATGTTGACATGAGCTCGTTTGGGGGCGGATGCGACGTGCAGATGACATACGGCGGCGACCCGAACCAGCTTGCGGCAGGCGGTGAGATGAACAGCGACTCCTACAGCGGACCAATTTCAAGTCAGCACAGCTCCATGCGAAGATCGCACGCTTCGCAATCAAGTCGTGACGATGTCGACTACCGGTCGGATTATGCGCGATTCGCACAACCATACAATCCTGCTGCGCGGGTCGAGGTTGGTGGCACGGGCGGTTTGTCAGAACCGGCGGCCTTCAATCGAAGGCAAAGTTACGACGAAGGAGACGAGTACTCTCTGATGGAGCCGCAGCTTCCGGAACGCTTCCCAGACGAGCCACCTGATATCATGTTCCAGCATGCGGCTTCATCCTACCcatctcgacctcttcccGCAGTGCCGTATCCCGAAGACCCGCCGTTCCCAATGCAGACCGACTTCAAGGCCCTCCCGTCTGTTCCTGGGCAATCGCCCTATCCGCTTGCTCCAGACGCTTACGTCGTCAACTCACAAGGGCAATTAGTGCCACGATCATCGTCACTAGTCAGCCACAGCAATACTCCTCAGATCGCCCAGCCGCTGCGCTCCAAGACTGACGCAGAAGAGAGGCGGCTTCGTCTTCAACAAACCCGAGCTTCGGCTTATCCTACTGGAGACACGCCCGTCGTACCTCCCGGAAGTATGGTGCTTGATCTACCTGCTATTGGTAAACGCTTCACGCCTTCGAAGCTTGGCGCAGCGGACTTCAAGAAATGCGAGGAGCCGTGGTCTCTGAAGGCTCTACTGCATTGGCTACTCCAAGTCACAAGTCCAGAGCAGAATACCGAACTCAAAGAGGCCGACATCCTCGAAGCACTGGTTTCACTGTTCACCAACAAGGTGCCGACGATGAACATTGCTGATGCGGAAGGACTCAGTCATCGCGTGGTTCAGAACATGTACTCAGCCAGCACCCTGATCTCTACCGAAGAGTGGGTCAAGATTGTGCCGGGGCCGTTCTCTGGCGTGATATTTCAGCTCACTCGCTCTGGATGCTACTCTCCTACAGTGCACGACCACCTCATACCAAACATGCGATGCTACTCGCATCTTTGCCAGCGTACATTGAAGAAAGTCAATCTTCGCGCCCAGCCCTCGCGATCAACAGAGAGCTGGGTGGAGTACTATCGCATCAGCAAGGAAGATGTTGAGAAGCGAGACAAGAAGGAGATCGAGAAGCAGCACATCTTGCACGAAGTGGTGTCTACCGAGGAGCGCTACATGTCCGATTTGGACGTAGTCTTGACCTTGTACAGGGACCAGCTCGACAGGGTGCAACCTTCAGTCATCACACCCAAACGCAAGGACAAATTCATCCTCGACGTGTTCGGTCGCCTCGGGACAATCAAGCAGGCGAATGAAGAGCATCTTCTGCCGCAGCTCAAGTACAGACAGCAGGAGCAGGGTCCGTGGGTGGTCGGTTACAGTGACATCTTCCGTCAATGGATACGAAAGGCAAAGACGGCATATGTCGACTATGCCAACTTCTTTCCCAAGGCAGATCATCTGGTGCGATCAGAAATGGATCGAAACATCGAGTTCAGGAAATTTGTCGAGAGCGTCAGGAGCGATAAGAGGTCTGGTCGCCTTTCGCTTGATAGCTTCCTGAAGACGCCGATCACGAGACTGCAGAGGTATACCTTGCTAATGTCTACGATCCTGAAGACCATGAAAGACGACAGCCAAGAAAAGACGAATCTCGTGATCGCACTGGAAGAAGTGAAGGCTGTCGCGATGGAGTGCGACGCGCGC GATGACGTGGAGCTCAACCTGGACCACTTTGGCCGGGAGCTCATTTACCGCGGCGATGTGCAAAGGATGGGCAGTAACAGGTTTACTTGGCTGGATTGCCATGCTCTGCTCTTCGACCACTACCTGATCCTAGCCAAGACTGTTGCGGCTCGCGCGGGTGACGGTGGAAAGCTTGACCGGTACGATGTTTCCAGGTTACCAATTCCTATGGACCTTCTCATTCTCGAGAGCGCGAATGATCCTGCGATTCAGAAGTCGAGTTATGTCAAAGGCATCACAACCGTCAGAGAGGCGACAGGAGGTAGGACCTCGACGTCGAGTGATCCGACACTCACCCGGGTCGCGACAGGTACTTCATCTCCTGCTCCGAGCGGTCTACAACATTCCAACACGGGCTCCTCGAGCAACACGTTGCAGCCAGTAACTTCACTGGGCGATGCCAAAGAAGACCGCATCATGTACCCTTTCAAAGTCAAGCATCTTGGCCGAGAGACATACACGCTCTTTGCACCGACGGAGAACGCCAGGCGAGATTGGTGTAACAAGATCATCATCGCAAAGACCAAGCACGCTGCAGCTCTACACGCGCAGAATGCAGAACCCTTCCGGCTACGAGTGATGGCGGATTCGGCGTTTGTATACGACGCTTTTGCCGGCAGCGGCAAGGGCGTTACTATCAAAGGCACACCGGTGGATCGAGCAATCAAGGAGGTCGAGCATCGATTTAAGGATACCGGACGACCTGGACCAATTTGCAGAGCGAGAGTCAATTGCGCAGCAAGCTTCTCAACACCCTACCCCGGGAAGCAGATGGTTGCTGTTGGCACGGACTATGGCGTCTATGTCAGCGAGCTGGATAACCCTCGCGGCTGGACAAAG GCCATCGGTATGGTTCGTGTTACACAAGTGGCCGTTCTTGAGGAGTtcaacctcttcctcctgaTCTCCGACAAGACCCTGGTCGCCTACCATCTCGATGCCATCTGCCCGAACGAACGAACCGGTACCGTCAGCGACTCCGCCCGCAAAGCGCCTCAGAAACTCTCCGGCAGCAAAGACGTCGGCTTTTTCGTCACCGGCAAGCAAAAGGATCGCACCCTCGTCTTCTACAAGAAACGTGATAATCTCAACTCCGTCTTCAAGGTCCTTGAACCCGTCTACCAGAAGTCTTCAGAAAAGAAGCGTGGCATGTTCAAGCGCGGCACGACCGAATTCTTCCGCGAATTCGACGAATTCTACATCCCCACTGAATGTACCGCCATGAACCTGTTTCACTCCTCCCTGGCCGTCAGTACCGCGCGCGGCTTCGAAGTGCTGACTCTCGACAAGAAACAGCCCTTCAGCGTGCCGGAGCTGAAAGCGGAGCACGTGCAGAACATTGCGCAGCACATCAAGGACCAGCGTGCGCTGAGTATGCTCCGTCTCAGCGATCAGGAATTTCTCCTCTGCTACCAGAACTTTGCGGTATACGTGAACAAACACGGCGACGTGAGTCGGTCCGTGATCATGCAGTTCGTTGGCAGCGCACAAAACGCTGCGCTATATGGACCTTATCTGGTACTCTTCGACAACGACTTTGTGGAGATTCGTAACGCGCAGAATGGGCGGCTGAAGCAGATTATCGCCGGGAGAGAGGTCAAATGTCTGGACGACGGCACGAATTGGAGCGCGAATGCGGAACCCGCCTCAACGCATGGAGCGAATGGGGATCACAAGGTCCCGACGACGGCGAGCTTGACGTCCAGCCGTACGTTGAAGTTGGTCATGCAGCATCCGGAAATGGATAAGACCCAAATTGTGGTCGAGTTGGTGCTGAATGAAAACATGAAGGACTGA